AAGAAGCTTTGGTGAGCTTCTGGTGAATCGATCAGATTCCACTTACAGGCTGGAATCAGTACATTCGGAAGCTGGTGACGGCATGGCTCCAGGGCACTCAATCCGCACCGTGGTTAGGGCGGTTGGTGTTGGCTGAGCAGCCTTGCTGTAACTGACACCCCGGATGGATTCAAACCATCGATCGACGGCATAAACGGCAATTTTCAATTCCGTTGAGCAAGGATTTTTTTTCTATGACTGGTTTGTAAATGCCTGCGGGGCATGGGTGAAGACTCTGAAACGGGCGTTTCGTCCAATGGTGCTCACATCAGTTTTCTCTTCCGTCAATGGCAGTTGACGCGCCAATCAAGTCCAGAACCATGGCGGTCAGCCGAGCTGGCAACAGTTCAAAGCTCAGCAGCTCAGAGCAACGAGGGCAACGATGACGATGGCGGCGCTGATGGGCTCCATGGCGTTCTTCTGTCTGAATTCACCATCGATCAGATGGCTTGAATTCACCATCCCCCTTTCGAGGGAAAGACCCTGTGAGCACCATCACAGCCCTGCTTGAGGTCTGTCATCGATTCCAAGGTGGATCCCGGAGATGGTGTGCCCATCGAAACCGTACAACTCTCCAAAGCTCGTAAGAGCAATGCCTCGCTCTCATCACTGGGGGGGATTTTCTGCAATGACTTCTGCCAAAACAACGCCATCGAAGCCCGGGCAATTGTGCTCAGACGCGCGAGATAAACCGCTCCTACTCACTTCTGCCCTTTGAGATTCACTCGCAGACTCCAACGCACACGAAGGTCCCTGGATCGCTGAAGGCAAGAATCATCAAAACGGCCACGATGCTTCCAGCAATCAGCACAACAGGCCAGATCTCCTCTTCAGGGCGCATTTCAAGAAATAACCTTTGAAGTCTGATAAGAGAACTCTGCTTCTCACGGAACTTGCTAGCCAAGATCCTGAAACCGAACCTTCCAGGGCGGCTGTCACCCTTTCGTGAAGCATCTAGCGGCCATAGACCTAAGGGGTTCCACCTAGTGGTACTCATGACAGCAACTGTCCTTCGACCCGGTTTCACTGCAGAGCAAAGCCGCCGTGCACGCCTCGCAAAAATTGATCTGGATGAGGCCATCTATGAGGCCGCTGAACAGCATCCTGATATCTGGCCACGCGGACTGATCACCAAAATCGCCACGGAACTCGGAGTCACACCGGCAACAGTTCGTCGTGAACGGACCATGCTTTTGCCAGGACTCAAGAGCGCACCTGAACTGGGCTGGTGAATAGTCAGGCAGTGGTTTGCCGGATGTTCAGGCACAACACCATCGAAGCCTGGGTGGCGATGCAGCAACCAGGTAGGTGGACGTATTAACTGTTCAAGTGCTGACACTCACTTGGATGGGGGGTTGACCAGAATCAATCCTGGTCGGTCAAAAAGCGACCGGCCCCCCACCATTACTGGGAGCCAAAGGACAGCCCAAAGGCACTAGTCCAGCAAGTAGCGGCTCAAGCAAAGACAAGGAGAGCCAAGGTTTCCGGGCAGTTAACAATTTCCGGGCGGCGGGTGAGTGTTGACTGAAAAACTTTGGTGTCACTGACGCTCTCTGATGGTTGGGGCCTGGCTCCATCTCCTGCCAATACAGATTGAGGATCAGCTCTCTCTGGAGGTGGTGGCTCCAGGGGATTGGCGTGGAGGACAACGATCAGCTGCCAGTTTGATCGGCTTGTCTCAACTGACTGAGGTGGCTACAGCGACATCAAGTCATCATCTGTTCATGAAGAGATCCCTGTTCGCACTGCTGCCTTTAGTGCTTGCAACGACAGCACCTGCCGTCATGGCTCAGAAGGAAATCCCCAAAGCTCCTGGTCATGATCAGTGCCCGCTTGGTTACGTCAACACTCTCGGCACCACTTGTGTGTCGCCCGTCTACTACGAGGTGGCACCCACGTACGGTGAAGCCTGTAAGTCGGGATGGATGAATATCGGTGCTGGTTACTGCAAGAAGAAGACCCTCGGCATTTTCTGAGGAGGCACGAGGGCTGGAAGGAACTGATCGTTGCGGTTTAGTCGTTAAACGAACAACACGGACTGGCTGCTTGCGCGTCAATAGTTAGGGAACTTCCAAAACCAAAAACAGTGGATCCCGAAAGGGGGCTTTTCTCTTGGCAGCAATCTTGTTCATTCGCTGCGTAGATCAGACGACTTGACCAGTGCTGTCCAGCCTGCGCGGTTTGTCGTTACGCAGTCACCTGGCTCGTGTGGTGTCGTTACATGATGCAGGCTTTCTGTGCAGCGCTGTTCGCAATTGCGGTTGGCCTCACTGCTGCTCTTATGGTGTTTGACCCCATTCACGCCGGATGATGGGGGAACGTTATGGATCAGGGCAATGGCCAGATTTTCGTGATGATTCGACCTAGGCCTATTCCACAGGCAACACCAATGAGGATGGCGATAGCTGGGTCTAGATCACTCAGCAAGCTGACGATGAGTCCAGTTATCGCGCCAACAATGACTGCTCTTTTGATCGATCGCTTGTTGATGCTGCCCATGGCTTGAATGCCGTGATCACGCACATTGTCATTGTTCGGTCCGGGTCGCGGCCAGACTTCAACGAATCCCGACAAGTTTCACCCACTGGTTGATCTCAGCTGGATCGCCCGGCAATGGCCAGAATCCCCGGAGCTCTTCCGATCGAATGGCAGGCCCACACGACGAGATCAACAGGATTGAGCGTGAATTGGATAGCGCTGCTGCAGGCAAGTTGAAAAAGCATCAGTCGACTGGCAAGACAGCGAAGCATCAAAGTATTGATGCCGTCGTGCCACATCTGGGCTTCTTGTTGTTGTCGCTATTGCCATCGTTTTCGGAGGACGGCTCAACATCACGCAACGAGCTGCATTGACTGGGGGGTATTTGGAGCTGCTGCAGGTTTACTGGTGGGTTATGGCTTAGGAAGGATTCGCTGAAACGTCTCGAACAGTATCCGCTGACTGGTCAAAGTGGAGGGATGCCAAACAATGGTTGCCCTATGGTTGATTGCCATCCGCCGAAGAACGGCATTGGCAGGCTCACGAATGCCCAGGAAGGGACGGTCTGTAGCTTCCGCGACGACGTGATTTCTGCACCTGCGCAGTGGCTGATGATCGAAAGCAGGCCCTTTTATGGTGGTGGTCGGCCTCACCACCTTTGCATAAGTAGAAGATAAAGAATGGTCAGTCTCGTCCTGATGACTTGGTTGCGTTCATGCTTGAAATTGATTTCTAAGCGTTCATTGGCATACTTCTGGGTCGCTTCAACGAAGACAAGCCTGAGCGTTGTCACGCAGAAGTTGCCAAACTGACGGCGCGACCTAGCGTTAAGCCTAAAATATTTAACCTGACAATTGCATGAAATAAATGGAGAGACTTTGCACTTTTAGTGTTGAAGCTTACGTAGCTGGGCTGGTATTTGAAAAATGTATCAATTGAAAGGTATAGGTAATTCAGTATTGACGGGGGCGCTTTGAATGTGATTGGCTCTGTTTCTGCCTCGTTGTTTTGGAAGTATGAATAGTTTATTCGCCAGTACCACCAGGCAAAGGAGACAATGATAATTGGCAGGAATAGCAACATTTCCACCAGAAGCAGCTTTGGATCTTTTATTGGAGCTATGAGGAGAAGGTTGATGGAGAGCAGCTCAACGAGCCAGCACATTGATAAAAAGATTGCGAGAATGTCCTTCCCTAATCGATTATTTCTCCCAACGACTCCAGATACCATTAAATAAGCTGTTGCCAGGAGAAACAGGCTATTCAACGGGTGGCCAAGAGAAGTGAGATTTTCTAAGAAAAAATTTGTGTCCATCAGTAATTGCTTGGTGCGGCCGTCTTCTATCTCTGCCAGGGAAAGCGACCTGTTGAATGCTGTCGTAAATAGGTATGAAATCATCAAAAAATAAATCTCCCTAGGTCTTGACAGGTATTTTGTCAATGCGTCAATAAATGCCAATCTTGTGTGCTCAGTTAAATCCAGGCTAGCAAAATGATATTGAAATGCTTTGAGTATGGGCTTTGGAGCTTGCGATATTTTGCTTGAGTTGGTGGCATCGTGACTTCAGTTGATCATGCTTGATGCTGATTTTTTACATCTATGGCCTTGGCACGCTTCGGGAGTGCCGCCAAGCACTGCCGAATTCTCTCCTATGGGTAGGTTGCCTCATAGTAATTATTTCGTGTAAAAATCTGCTGTAATTGATTTTGGTCCTGTTGTGGATATCTCATATCAGCATTTCATTTTTAAAGTTTCTTGGATCTTTCTCTGCTCAATTTAGCTCAACTGTGCCGCATGATTGATGCTTTGATTGTGGCGAGCTTCTGCTCAGAATATTTTCTGTGCTGCTTGGCTTCAGTCAATGCCCCATTCAACTCCATCGAGTTCGTCTATGCCGAGGCCGTCCGCTAGGTCTGATAGAGAAATCAAAAAACCCAATTCTTTAGCGATTTCTGCGATGGCACTTGGATCTGTTGTTGCTTTGATTTTGTCTTGCAATTTTGAGTCATTTTTGATCTTTTTCTTGAATGCTTTAAGTTGCTCTTCGGACATGGTTTTGTAATCTGTTATTTCGTCATAGCAATGATCTGAGGATGTGTCTTCATTTGTGATTGAATCGAATTCAATTGCGCCAGGTATTGTGATTTATTTTGGGCCGTTTGAAGGTGACTCAACAAATAAAAAAGTACCTAAAGTTGCGAGGACTTTCTGCAAGGGTTTGGATTGAGATCAGGCTCCTCCGTTGTTGGGGGCAGCGGTGGTTCGATGGATGCACAGGAACAATGCCATCGAAGCCTGGGGCCACCTCTGCTCGGCCCTTGGTTCAACTGGTCAGACCTTATTCAATCCCTCTTCCAGCTCGACAAACTCTTCATCGCTGAGGCCGGGGATGATCTCAGCCGTGACGCCGAGGCCTTTGGTCCAGGGATAGGTGTGCTTCTGCACTGCTGCCAGGTTGTCGGCTTCCACCAGCAGCACGCCTCCACCGGTGTGAGGGTGGATCTGGCGCGCTAGCAGCTTGAAACCGGCGAATTCATCCATGGGCTTGCCTCCCTTGATGTAATCCACAATCGCCTTGGCGTACTCCTCACTAGCTGGATCGGGAGCGGACCACTGGATCATGAAGCGTGCCATCTAAAAGGTTGCAGATGTTGTTCGATCATCGCCTGCGCAGGCATGGGCAAGTGTTCAGATGCTGATTGCCGCGCTGATCTTATTTTCTATGGCAACTTTCAGCCCGTTCTGTCTGGGCACAGCTGGACTGTCATCCGCTCGTCGTCCTTACGAATACGCCACTTCTGGCATAGGCCTTGAGGCTATCCCTTGGCTAATGAGCAACTGGGCTACCTACGGCCCTCAAAGAACCACTGATGCAGTTGCTGTAGGTAGGGTCTCCAGAGCAATTGGTCAGTGCTGCCTCTTAACGAGCTCGTTGGCTGTGGGGTAGCGAGGTAGGGAAGAAGCCTGGAGCACATGCATGAACCGATCTCAGGCCCTTCACGACATCGAACACTCGTCGGGGAATGGAGAGCTTGAAGAAGCCACTTATCGTTATGCCCTGATCATCGTTGACTTGATCAACGATGCAGCCGCCGAAGAGCTGCTGCGTTGTCAAACCTCGGAAGAGGTCTCAGCCTGGATACGGCGAGATGCTCTGGACTGGCAAGCAAAGCTGAGCGACGAGGCATTCGCAGAGTGGTTTGAGATTGGGCACAGCAAATCCTATGGATGCATTGAGCAGATGCTGAGCTGTATCGACTACGAGTTTGTTTTCGAACTGTTGCTCTCAATGCGTCAGTTGGATTAGCAAGTCAGGCCCTGACTTGCCGAAGAAGCCTCTGGTGTAGACAGAGGACTAATGGCTGATTTTTCGCGATGGGCAATTTCACCTTCAAGTCATTATCAACCACTCCACGCTTAAATATTGATGGCCATGACCTCTGTTATTTGTGATTGATATTTGTGTTGCTTGGCTTTTGTCTTTTTTGGAAGCCTTTGTGAAATGATCGATTGCTTTAGGGTTATTGTATTCTGTCTCCAGTTGTTACCGATACCGTGGTTCGGGGGCTGATCTGGGGAATCTCTACTTGCTTTGTTTTTAGCTTCTATATTGTCTTGTCTAAATATCTTCTTGCGCACTTTTCTGCGCCATGGTTGTTGCTTGCTTCAGGTGTTGGAATTGTTGCCTTAATTCCCTCTGTTGTCAAGCGATCTAATGTCTATAAAAGCTGGGATCATAAGCAGTGGAGGCTGGTCATTTTAATGGCTTTATTGAGTGGGTTGTATAATTTTTCTATCCTGCTCAGCATCAATTATTTGCCGACATCTATTGCGACGATGTTTATCGGGCTTTCTTCTGTGACACTGTTGCTCCGAACATGTGGTATTGAAGCAAGGTCGCCCCTGCTCCTAGAGGTTTTGGCTGTCATTTTTGCTGTTGTTGGGGCTTTCCTTGTTTTAGGAGTGAAGCTCCAATCATTTTCCTTTATTGGTTTGTTGTTTGGCGTTTTTACGCTGATATTTGGTACGAATGCCGTCATATTGACCGGCAGAATGCGCGGAATCGTTAATGCAAAAGAAGTTGTCTTCTCCAAGCAGCTCAGTAAGGTAGTTTTTGCGTGTTTTGGGCTGATTTTGATTTCACGATTGCCTGCGGCCCCCTACCCTGCATTGGCAGTGCTCTGGGTGTTGTTGCTTGCTACTGGATGCCTGAAAATGCTAGAGAGTTTTACAGCTTCAAAGACTGCGTTTGCTTTGCCACCGGTGACTTTTAGGAATATATTATTACTTAACTTGCCAATTGTCGCTTTTGCAGAGTCTTGGCTGTTCGATGTTCACCTCGATCACTACCAGTGGATCGGCATATTTTTTATTATGCTTTCTGCTCTCAGTGCGATCTTTTCTGGTGAGAAACGTCTTAAAGCGCTTTGAAATAATATTTGGTCGTTTGTCATCCTTCCCACGCAAGAGATTTACATTTTCAAGCTCAGTTGTTTTTTGCGCCGGATGCTCAGTCATAAATCCTTCGATTGCTATGAGCACGTGCAACAAACAGTCGGGTGGAAGCGATTCCCTCCCAGGTGATGAGTTGATCAGACATCTCAGCCGCTTCACATAGCATGCAGTGGGGTAAAACCACTGCAATGAATTTTAAAGAAGGCGAGCTAATCGCAATTTTTTTCGGATCAGTCGCAATCCTGCATGCTTTCCCCTTTGCTTGGGAGAGCCACGAGATCAACAGGTGCGTCGAGTATCAGCGACAGCACTTACACAATAGTGGTTTGACTAAAAACAGAATTCATGCCAAAGCTGTGAATTATTGTCAAGGAGGTCAAGCAGGCATCAGTCCATAACGGGCTGAGTCATTAAGTCTTCACGCTTGAAATGATGCCCGCCATGCTGGTGACGGTTCAACACCGGCTCTTTGGGTCGAATGTGCTGTACCAATGCATCGCCCTCATAGTGTTCAATTGCACTCCATTTTGCCAGGCATTGAAGCGTGATTTCTGGAATTCTGGAAGTTGTTGATGTGTGAAATACCTGCATCTGCAAAGGGTTTCTGTATAGGATTAGGTTGAGGTTTTACGTGTATTTCTGATGTTCGCTCTTGACGCCGGTGCAATAACGCACATTGAGTACTGGTGTCTTTAGCGCTATCTGATGTTCCTGCAAATCAATATCAAATCCTAGGGGGCTGATGCCAGGGAGACAGAATTGACTGCTCGCGCTGAAGTTGTCTTCATCGAAATTGCTAATGACTAGTGGACATCAGTATTGGTTTAATTTTATCCTGTTTTTAACAGTTTCTATTGCAATTGTGTTCAGCATGGCTGGCTGCTTTTGTTGTTTTGATTTTTTGGAAACAACGGATTGTGAAGGTGCAGGCGTTAATCCCCAAGAAAAAACCCGCTCTTGGCGGGACTTCTCGCTTGTCAATGGATTCAGAGGTCAACCGAATCGTTTTTGCAGAGAGTTTTATGATGACACATGCAGTAAGATCCAAACTGTCCTCCGCTTGCTTCTTCAAGCTCCTCTTCTGTAATTTTCGATGGTTGATTGAGGCCGTTTGCAGAAAATGCAAAACCCGCTGATTTCGCCGCATCAACGACTTCTTCTGTTGACTTTGCAGTTCTGATTGTCTCCTGGAGGCTTCTATTGCCTTCGAGTTTTACCAAAAATGCATTGAGTTGTTCTTGAGTCATGGGTGTCTCCGAGAGGGACCTTTTCGTTCTACGCCTCTCACGTTGCAGGGAGTAGAGGGGCAACCGACCTCAGCAGTACGGTTTCAGGACCTGTCCGGGCGGGTTGCACGGAAGCAGATTCACAAGCTTGGTGGCGATGGACAGGCAGAAGCCAGCTGGCTGGAAACGGTGTGATTGAAGGATTTGGGCAAGCATGGCCGGGGAATTCAGAGTTTGCTATGAGCTAATTAGCTACATGCATTTTGATGAATCAGAGTCAGGACGCTAAGCGTCATGAGAATGACCACAAGCATCGATCGGATGCCGGTTCTCTCGATATTGAAGTTGAGCGGAATCGCAGTGTGAATCACCTGTCAGCCAAGACGATCAGTAATGAAGAACTCAAGAAGGTTGACAAACAGACAAATGAACTCATGAAGGACCAGGGGCCAGCCACCTTCCGTAAGGAGATCAATTGAAATGAGTAACGAACATCATCAAAGCGGCAGACGCCCAAACAAAGCTGATCTTGAACGGTTTGATCCTGTTCATCGTGAGAAAGAACCGCTGAAGCAAGCTAGTGCAGAGGAACGACACAGTCATCCCAACGAAAAGAAGCGAGAGCACTCTCATGGTGAAGACAATTTTATGGAGGAAGTCAAGCGTCTTGATGCTCCATAAATCAGTAAGTTCTCCAATGGTGAGAATGGGACCACTCATTATTAATCTTCATTCGCTGCGATTCGTGTGCAGACCAGGCCATTGGAGGGGCAACATGCAACCAGTGGTTACGGATGCTCTGGCATAACGTCATCGAAGCTACGTAGACCACATAGAAATCAGGCGGGCGGTAACGTTGCCCGCCTGGTGGTAGAAGATCCTGCAAGTCAATAACAGAGCATAGGGGGCTGATGCCAGGGAGACAGAATTGATTGCTCGCGCTGAAGTTGTCTTCATCGAAATTGCTAATGACTAGTGGACATCAGTATTGATTTAATTTTATCCTGTTTTCAACAGTTTCTATCGCAATTGTGTTCAGCATGGCTGGCTGCTTTTGTTGTTTTGATTTTTTGGATACAACGGATTGTGAAGGTGCAGGTATTAATCCAAAAAAAACCCGCTCTTGGCGGGAATTTTCGATTGTCAATGGATTCAGAGGTCAACCGAATCGTTTTTGCAGAGAGTTTTATGATGACACATGCAGTAAGATCCAAACTGTCCTCCGCTTGCTTCTTCAAGCTCCTCTTCTGTAATTTTCGATGGTTGATTGAGGCCGTTTGCAGAAAATGCAAAACCCGCTGATTTCGCCGCATCAACGACTTCTTCTGTTGACTTTGCAGTTCTGATTGTCTCCTGGAGGCTTCTATTGCCTTCGAGTTTTACCAAAAATGCATTGAGTTGTTCTTGAGTCATGGGTGTCTCCGAGAGGGACCTTTTCGTTCTACGCCTCTCACGTTGCAGGGAGTAGAGGGGCAACCGACCTCAGCAGTACGGTTTCAGGACCTGTCCGGGCGGGTTGCACGGAAGCAGATTCACAAGCTTGGTGGCGATGGACAGGCAGAAGCCAGCTGGCTGGAAACGGTCATGTTTGAAGCGGTGACTTTCGCATGGATGCCTGATGACAGTTCGCGCGCTTCAAGGTCACGCTGTTGAGCTAAGGCGAAGTGGTGACCACTTAAGCCGATGTCAACTCTCTGGAAAGGGACATCAATGCTGCTGGTGTTCCCAGTGCAACGTCGAAAAAGAACCGAGTTTCAAGACAGTGATGACTTTTAAAAATCGACTGTTGAAGATCCCCTCACCATTGGTCTTGATAGGAGATTCCTGTCCTCATCAAGATGTTGATCAATTTCAATGAATGGAAGCTTTTGTTTGTCTCACTTTCCATTTAGTCAGAGTCAGCCCAGGAGTTAACGTGAAAAATTTTGTATGTCTCGGTTGCATCAATTCAAGTCACTGATTTTCCGTTTGCTGCAGTCTCGATAAGGTTTTGAAGAATACAAGCTCGAGGCACGCTCTTTGGACCGAATGTTTGTGCAGAGGTGATCAATCAGGTTTGAGTCTTCCCTGAGTGAAATCATGTCTCCGCATAGGGTGGCCTGCATTCTGGAGATGTCAGTCGCCAACAAAGTTCCGTAGAGCCTGAAACTGTTGGACATCAGCAGCAGGAAAACCATGCTGATTGGCAAGACACAAGGTCTTTGGAAGTGTTTGAGCGAAAAGCCTTGGAAACGACGTATTCGAAGCTGTGACTTTCGAGCTGGTCGATTGGCTGATCACTGCGCCGGTCGAGCTGCCTTGTAAAGGCTGAGTGTGAAGCAAGCAGCACCGAAGCTGACGACCAAGACCAAGAGATCCGATGTTCCGAACATGAGGCTTCCACTAGTGAACCAATGTTAAGCGGTTCATTGCGGAATGTAAAGAGGGCGGGTGGCTTGGGGCTGCTCTGCCTGCCCGCACTGTGCGGGTACAGCTGAAAAGTCAATCGATGAACACACGCAGGCTCAGGGCATTTCTCCATCGTTGCCCAAGCCCAAGAAGGCTCCCTGCTCCCCTGTGTGTTGATCGTCATACATGGAAAAATGCATGCAGGCCACTGCACTCAAATTTTTGGAGGAGTGATGACTCAAAGGCATGCTGCTATTGCTTCGTTGTCTCTACTGGGGTGCGTGCCATTCCTGATTTTCCCGCAAGTTCAGGCAGCTGTGCCGAAAAAGTTCTCTCTTGATTGCGAGGATGGCACCTTGATTCGAGTGACTGAGCTGTCTGCTCAATCGACCCATCGTTCTCCACTGGCTGATCTCATTGAGGTTCGCTTGAAAACTCCGCAGTCTGGATCTTCTCGATACAGGCTGCTAGCAGCATTTCCTGGAGATTTTGGTGGGCGCTGGGTTTATACGAGTCCAGAGGGGCCAAATTTCAGTCTTCTCCTGTCAGGTCAATCGTCGATTTGGTATCTTGATTTTGATGGAAAGCCATCAATTCGTTGTGCCCGCGATCAATCCAATCTTTGATGTCGACTTAATTCAAAGTAGCGTTCGCAATAACTATTGAGCCGGCTTATATGTTTTCGTATTACCGTCCTTTTTGGCTTTGTGACTGCTGATATATCAGATGCCGAATAAAGACTGGTCACTTAGTGGCCAAGGTTGATCCGGGAACGGATTCGGTTGGCTAATGAACGACCTGGAAGGAAAAAGCTGTCGCTTCACCATCGACAACCCAACTACACAGCGCCAGTGGCTTGTGGTTGAGATCAGGCCGCTGCATGTTGGTGATCAGCCTTTCGTTCATGCCAGATATTGCAGTTCAATTTGTGCACTTGGCTAGGCTTTCTGTGGACGTTTTGTAGTGTTTACTGTTGTATTGAGTATAAACAATGCGAACGCCACCCGCCCGTTTATACGATGTCTGAGAGCTCTCCTGAAGTCCAATGCCTGCTGATTGATCACCGATCAAAGGCTGGCCAGTCAAGAGCGGTACGATTACATCTGCCTTAAGCGCGATTAATTTTTCCGGTTTGGAGATGTAATCTGCTTCGAGGATATTTTCAGATTCATTTCTATTATTCGACTTCACTACTACTGTTATGACGATGTGGTTGACAGCATTTTCATCAGCTGTCTTTCCGGTCAGTAAATCAGGTGCACCTGATCCCAGATCTCCGTTCGGATGGACAACTTTGTAGTCACGCTTATGACATATTCCACTAGCATTGAGAATTGTCTCTCCCGTAAGGGAATTAGTCACTTCGGTGACTGAGGTTTCTGTATCGCTTCGGAGCGCTGAACGCAGAGAATCATCTGGCAGGGTGGGGGCCAAAATCTGATTCAACTACAATTGGAGTTTCAGGATGCGCGCCACCGCGATGACCAACAGTTTCAGTTTCTGCAGCTGCGTCTCTATCAGCCCAACCTGAAAAGTCAATGAGAATGGTCTCTTCATAAGCTTTCTCTTCTCGCCACCGCTTTTCAACT
Above is a window of Synechococcus sp. BIOS-E4-1 DNA encoding:
- a CDS encoding Nif11-like leader peptide family RiPP precursor gives rise to the protein MSEEQLKAFKKKIKNDSKLQDKIKATTDPSAIAEIAKELGFLISLSDLADGLGIDELDGVEWGID
- a CDS encoding DUF3303 domain-containing protein; amino-acid sequence: MARFMIQWSAPDPASEEYAKAIVDYIKGGKPMDEFAGFKLLARQIHPHTGGGVLLVEADNLAAVQKHTYPWTKGLGVTAEIIPGLSDEEFVELEEGLNKV
- a CDS encoding EamA family transporter: MVRGLIWGISTCFVFSFYIVLSKYLLAHFSAPWLLLASGVGIVALIPSVVKRSNVYKSWDHKQWRLVILMALLSGLYNFSILLSINYLPTSIATMFIGLSSVTLLLRTCGIEARSPLLLEVLAVIFAVVGAFLVLGVKLQSFSFIGLLFGVFTLIFGTNAVILTGRMRGIVNAKEVVFSKQLSKVVFACFGLILISRLPAAPYPALAVLWVLLLATGCLKMLESFTASKTAFALPPVTFRNILLLNLPIVAFAESWLFDVHLDHYQWIGIFFIMLSALSAIFSGEKRLKAL
- a CDS encoding Nif11-like leader peptide family natural product precursor, translating into MTQEQLNAFLVKLEGNRSLQETIRTAKSTEEVVDAAKSAGFAFSANGLNQPSKITEEELEEASGGQFGSYCMCHHKTLCKNDSVDL